The window acaacagaacgccactagccatcaccttcagcccccaactaaaacctctccaacgcatcctcaaggatctacaacctatcctgaaggacgacccatcactctccacagatcttgggagacagaccagtccttgcttacagacagccccccaatctgaagcaaatactcaccagcaaccacacaccacacaacagaaccactaacccaggaacctatccttgcaacaaagcccgttgccaactctgtccacatatctattcaggggataccatcatagggcctaatcacatcagccacactatcagaggctcgttcacctgcacatctaccaatgtgatatatgccaccatgtgccagcaatgcccctctgccatgtacattggccaaactggacagtctctacgtaaaagaatgaatggacacaaatcagacgtcaagaattataacattcaaaaaccagttggagaacacttcaatctctctggtcactcgatcacagacctaagagtggctatacttcaacaaaaaagcttcaaaaacagactccgacaagagactgctgaattggaattaatttgcaaactggatacaattaatttaggcttgaatagagactgggaatggatgagtcattacacaaagtaaaactatttccccatggtatttctccctcccaccccaccccccactgttcctctgatattcttgttaactgctggaaatagcctaccttgcttgtcaccatgaaaggttttcctcctttccccccccctgctgctggtgatggcttatcttaagtgatcactctccttacagtgtgtatgataaacccattgtttcatgttctctgtgtatgtgtatataaatctctcctctgttttttccaccaaatgcatccgatgaagtgagctgtagctcacgaaagcttatgctctaataaatttgttagtctctaaggtgccacaagtactccttttctttttgtgaatacagactaacacggctgctactctgaaatcatctCTAAAATGTCAGGGTGCACTGTCTGTGGCTGCATTGTGTCACTAGAGTGATAGAAAGGAGGCCCACTGTGCTGGAGAGTTGTTGCCATTATGACTCATTGACTTATTTTACTTTCCTGTAATTCATTTTTAATGCTATGATTTAGTGAACATGTATATACAAAGAGATTCAACATCAGAAAAATAAGGGAACAATGAGAGCTGAAACCACAGAAGCTAAGGAAGAAAGTCTGGTACCCCTGCTCTGTACCCCTTATGCTATGTAAAAGGGCTGGAGTGGTGTAAACATGACCCTAAAAGCTCTGGTTCTTGCTATTAGTGTATTCCCCCAGTGCAGACACTGTAAAGACAGCCATAAGGCTGCCTCCTGAGGACCCATAAGGTGTGCTGGTGGGGCTGAGGGTTAGGGGCATCAAATATGGTGGTGGAGGTTGCAGCATGCAATGCAACCTTTTGAAGATTCCGGGCATCCCTGTAACCCATCAGACAACCCAGGGAGGCTGCCATAACTTGTATAGAATCCCAGGACTTTGTGTCCTCTCCAGCCTGCAGCATAGCCCAGAACTGGGAGGTGCTGCACTTCATTTTGCTGTGGTATTCAGTCTGCAGAAAGCAGGCGTGCTTAAATACTTCACCATAAGCAGTATTAAAAGGATACTTAGCAGTAGATGTGAAACATAGAGATAATATTCTCAGCACTGTTGAAAATAAGAGGTCGCTTTGGGCTTGCTCATGCAGTGGAAGACAATGCAAGCATCTCTCTGGCAGTTATATTACTTCTCATATTAGGTTCCTTCCCCATTAACAGCATTTCAAGATACAGAAGGGTAATTACTAGgtggggctttttgtttgtttgcttgctttcatATGCTAACCTTTTCCCCCATAAAACCATGCACCTGACGCTTATCTATCTAATTTCAAGAAGGCTTGCTGTTGCTACTGTTCATTGAAATATTCATCTTCCCCACTAATTGCTGTGTGGGAGTTATTCACTGAATAAAAGAACCTTTTATATTTCCTATTTCATATACAGACTCTAAAACATCATTCCATTATATTACTTCAGTTCTTCATCTCTGGTAAAGATAAGTCTTACTGTTTAAGAGAGCAATTATCAAAAATCGTAAGTTTGATTATGAGCTGGAACGATAGGGAGGAATGCATTCAAAAGTGCAGCTATTATTCAGTTTGGTATGCATGCCATTGATTTAACCATATCATGCTGAAAAATCCTTGAGTAAAAGAGCAAGACCATATCTACCGTTCCTCTGGATGGTTTCTTTATTTGGAGTAATATTTTTTACCATAACATCAAAAGCCATTCCTCATAGAAACAGCCTGAGCCAGCCCCcactggaaagactcctgtttACTTCTAGGAGAGCTGAATTAGGCCATCAACAACACAAGGAAGTTGACTGATGTATCAAGAAGTACTTGTCAAGCAATATTATTCCAGCCATCGGTGctgacattcatagattcatagatactaaggtcagaagggaccattctgatcatctaatccgacctccacacagcgcaggccacagaatctcacccacccactcctacaaaaaacctcacccatgtctgagctactgaagtccttaattAAATAAAAGATGGCATTCAGCCCctagtgaattcaaagcaaaatgtttctCCAGAGAGAAGATTTGGCAGCTCTAGAAACggtagaaattaaaataatttattttttacagtaaaaaacaaaactcatttATCGCTTAAGCCCATGCCATGTGCTTGGATGTTCATTATACAGTAGATGActagcagggatgggcaaacttagTGTTGCGTGATTTCAAATTTCACGTGAAGATGTTGgagaacattttcaaacatgggtgtcTCGAGCGGGTCCTCTCAATCTgtatttagattcctaaatcAAAGACTCCTGATTTCCTGAAGCAAGGAACACTCAAAGCTCTCAGCTCTCAGAAAGGACactgatttaggagcataaatacTGACTTAAATGCTCAACACTAGACACCCATCTTTAAAAACATTGGCCAAGTGGCTCAAAAGTTAGGCTGCAAACTGAACATTGTTGTGTACATGTTCCTtgtaggaaagactgaaaaaaaaatttctgtcaaACTCATTGGGTAAAAAATGGAACAGAGGGCAGgcaaaacagaacacaaaaagAGAGGATGTGAGAAAGGATTGGGGGTGAGGATGGTGAAAAGAACATTtccaatgaaaaatatatatgctATGCTATATAGAGCCCACTTTCTAGTCTCAGCCTTACTTTTAGGGGTGTTCTACAGTCCCTAAAAGTTAGCATAGGCTTCCCTTTAAAtagagaaactttttaaagaaggGTTTAAATGTATAGAAATAGGTGCTATGTAGCATATTGCATACACTTTGAAGCAAAACAATAGTTTGCTGAGCCCATAAAACTTGAAGTTTAGTCTATATTACAAAGTTAGTTTGATATGTTGCCTTGTGTTGACCTATTTGCTCATGTGTATACATTCAGATTTGTCTCTGgctgatgtaagtgccccatTATGGTGACGCAGTAATACCACCTCCTCGAACAGTGTTGTGCGGTGGACGACCTACTGAAGTTGACATACTGTGAGTGTAGGCACTGTGTGACCTATGTTAATCCTAacattcctccagcagctgtcccacaatgcccaacaaTGACTTCTCTGGACACAGTTGTAAACTCCACTACTCAGGTGTCACAGAAACTAAACGCCCACCTGCCTTTTAAAAACCCTACATATTTTTGAAGTGGcttcttttcctgattgcccagcttagcaagcacacctagcagctccccTTTCTTGTGTACAACTGCACAGCTGACCAGGGCAGCTCCACACACTAgacatgctcctgcctggagtcgACAggattggatctcctgggccccTGGGGGGAaaaggctgtgcaggcacagctacagACCAGTCATAAAAACATGGACATCTATGAAAAGATTGCCCAGGGAATGAGGTGAAAGGATATGACAGGGAAGAGCAGCAGTGCTATGTAAAAGTGAAGGTACTGCAGCAGGTGTACCACAAGACCAGAGAAGCCAATGATCGAACTGGTGCCAAACCagagacctgctgcttttacagtgAACTGCATACAGCACCAACACCCTGCAGACCACCATCAGTACCTCTGAGGAGCCCGAGACACAGACCCCTACCATGATTTGGCGGGGAGAGAGGTCCAGCTATGCCACAGGCTAGGATCTTTTTGAGACTCCACCGCAGTCTAGCCAGTCTCACCAGCTGAGCGTGGACAAGCTCAGTGAAGGGGAAGAAACCTTGGgtatgtgtatgcatgtgttGTTCCTTCCAGTCTTTAAATGTAAAGGTGGTGCCTGGATCAACCCCAAGGTTCAGGACACAGGTATCAACTTTTCATAGTTTTACTTGTATGAGAAGAGGTAGAAATACAGTGAACAGAGGGAGAGatgttatctgcttttcatttcccTGCCGGAttaggtggggagaagggaggggagggcagggctgggcttgcagagcagtttgtttatgtatatAGGGATGTTCCTTGTATTCTTCTGAAAGATCTCAGTGAAACTTTAATGGAGATGCACTGCAGTCCTCTCCCAAAGGCTTCTAGGGATGCCAACCTTTCTTTCTCCACAGTAGGGTACTTTTCCACACCATTCCACAGTGACGACAGCAGGCAGCATTGCAGGACACAGGCTGGTGGCATATGGGCCTGTGTGGCttcaggatgccagcagcagctgccctctctgtgcctttatTACTCTCAGGAATGAGATATtcgctaaaatcaccaccacagTACTCAGTGCCATTGCTCTGTACTTGTACTTCTGGAAACGGGCCGAAATTTTATTGTGTCATGTAACTGAACAAttccctccccattccctctcccaggcctcctgctgTTGGGAGGCCacactcaccatggctgggaTTGGAGAGCAGCGCTGTGCAGGCACtccaaagcagaagtgtcaataaacGTGTCTTATTTTAAGTTTGTATATGGATAAGGCAAAGGCATTCTGAAACTTatcttttgcttttctttgtgACTGTAGATATTATGATACATTTTTGTGTTTTATCCGTGGCTGTTGCCGTTGTGGTCTTGAGAGGTGCCCCCTCCACACCCGCAGAACACCTGACACTGATGTTGAGAAAGAATAGAACTAGGGAGGATATGTTCAGTGAGATcttgcaagccagtgctgcattggAACAGGgggcctggagggtgaatatGGCATAGagcatggaggaggaaagagCAGGCTGGAACaaatcccagcaggaaaaggagagggagctaCACCAGGTTATAATGAGGCTTCTCAGGCAGAAAACACAAATGCTGCAGATTCTTTTTGACCTACAGGTCCAACAATCATAGACTCGTTTCTCTTTGAAATCCATGAAGAACTCCATTTTAGCACCTCCCTACCCCTCTCtcaacattccatgtggcatcagGGGTTACATCCCTAAACCCCTACCTCTTCACACCAGAGGACAGTAAGGACAGCATCTCATACACCTACAGTGGCTCTCATAGTGTATGTGAGGCCGAAATGGACAGGAAAGTTTTCTACCTTTCccattttaaagttctgttaatttattttagaaGTTTGTGTTTTAATTGCACATTCTTCTTTTACACTGTTTTTGGTACACAATACATGTCTATTTTGGGGAAATaaattcatctttattacttAACCGTGCCTAGTGCTACTCAAAGCACCTACTCCTTGTAATTGTACAGGACCACAGAATTCATAGGTTCAGTGAAAAACACAGTGTAATAATTATAATATACAGCAAGCACCACAGAATTCATAGGTGCATTAAAAGATAGTGTGGTATTCTTACATGTACACCAAGCACTCCACAGTTCCTAACCACCCTCAAAACAGCAGGGCCAAGCAGAGCACACTCTACCATACCACATTACTGTGGCTGCTGGTTAAGGTGCTTCTCTAGGCCACCCTCAGGCGCATAATGTCcactggctgttcaaactcaccAAACAGCTGCTCCACCTTCAACCCAGCAGAAACTTTTCTACCTTTGTCTcccagatattatgcaggacacagcaggcagctgtaaccattgggatatttttttctctgagatccagtcttgtgagtaaacaatgcgAGTATCCCTACAacctaccaaaagcacattcagctttcattctgcacttgcagagccagtagttgaatctttTCTTGATTCTGTCAAGGTTTCTGGTGTACAGTTTCATGAGTAAGGGGTAAGCTGATTCCAGCCAGGATCACTACTCGCATTTCACCATTGCCAATAGTAATCCATCGTTcaggaaagaatgtccctgcttgcaaGCTTCTGCACAGTCCTGTGGTCttaaagatgcgagtgtcatacACCTTCCCTTAACAGCCCACGTGATATCAGTGAAGTGTCTCCCATGATCCACTATCATTCACATAACCATATCAAAAtagccctttctattgatgtatgCTATGGCAACATGgactggtgccaaaatagggatgtgcgTGCTGGTTGTCACCCCAACACAGGTCAAAAACCCCATAGCTCCAAGTCCATCCACGCACATTGCCAAGACATTCTTGCATaacaggagatgattaatggccctgcacacttgcctGGCAACAGCCCTCACtggattttccaattccaaaatgattttccactgactggcagcaatctggcattgcaagcttccagagtgcAATTGCCACTTGCATCTCAgttgtcagtgcagctctcattttggagtCCCTATGCTGGAGAGCTGGGACAAACTTGGCAGACCATGAATTTGGTCTTTTGTAGCTGAAAGTTCTTCAGCTCAGTGTTCCAAACCTACATTACAATGTAATCTCAGCACTTTTTTCTCGGGCCCAGAAGCAGCCCTCCTTTATCTGCAGCTgttccatgaatgccaccaacaacatTGAATTGGATTTGGTTGTGTCCCTCAGCAATCCATCCTTGAAGAAACTATCATGTCCCCCATTGTTGTGGTACTTCCTGCAGCTTTGCAAATATCAGAGGATTGTTCATCCTGTGTTTGCAACGTtaatgacaatagtgcagagctctgcagcctccatgcttctgtcagagatggtggataGCAAAAAGTGCCACGAGTttgtggtattttttaaaaagatgacacACAAGTGTAGGCtatggatggcattatgggatgaGAAATTTGCATGATGGAACTTGACCCCTTGCTCCTAGTCACCCCTGCACAACTCACTTCTCACCATATAGtgtgaaaatttcccaaaagacagtgcactaGATGGTAGCAAGTGGCACACTGGATTACCTATGCATAGTGCACTGCACTGTACATCAGCATAAACACTCCTGGTGAATATGTGCAGCACCGATGCAAGCAGCCAGTCATgcatgccaggtttcagagtagcagccgtgttagtctgtattcgcaaaaagaaaaggagtacttgtggcaccttagagactaacaaatttattagagcataagctttcgtgagctacagctcacttcatcggatgcattcattcagTCATGCATGCATGTGAGCAACATACTAACTGCAGCGgctttatactgatgtaacttaCATTGACCAAAgtgtatagtgtagacatagcctcacaATCCATAAAGTTTGCCACTCCCtaaaaatgagacatttttaCACATTCACagttattgtttcatgttcttcgGACTGGGAAACTCCAAGCTTGTTTTTTTACCAGTTctacattttattaattataagTTGAGTGTAGCTTTTGGATCTGAACATGGTTTGATATGCTGATGCTAATTAACAATTAAATCAGACagttacaaaaataattaatggaTCTTTGTATCACATATGTCATCATTCAGCAGCATTCCATTATCAAGTCAAGACTTAACATCAGGGGCCTGAACTGCAACCACCACAAACACGAGGGCCAAATTCTCCCCACATGTGCAGCAatgcaatcccactgaagccaaaaggGTTGCATGACCAGGACTTTAGCCCTATAACAATCTTCAGAAtgcttattttataattaaaaataaataaatacttggaTAAACATTTATTTGTACAGGTCATAAAATAGGACAGTCTTCAGCtaagcagaaaaaaaacagtttgggtATCAATGCAAAAACTTAGTTTTCTGCATACTGTGCAGTTATATATCCACAGGTGATATTCTTCTTGCCCGAGGATGTTTTCCCTGTTAAGCAGACGGAGTTACAGAGCCCAGGGTGTATTGCACCTCAGCTAGGCAAAATGAATGAAGGATCGTTTTCAGTAACCATGGTTTGAGTCCCTTGTTTACATGTTTAGAAATAAAGATTTCTATGTAATGCTCTCATTACAACAAATCTTTCCAAataagagggagaacagaatATCACTATGTTTTAACTTCCTTGGGAGAGAAAGAAAGTAGGCCTGTTTCAAAAACGATGAACGATTTTGCATGCCAAGCTTCAGACTCCTTTTTCAGagtgtgagtgctcagcactttctgaaaatcagacccctttaaggtGTAACTCTCCTGCTGGAGTCTTTTGGGGGTGAAGATGCCCCTAACTGGCATAGAGCTGGCAAAGCTGACTCCTGTGCAACCCCCAGATCTGTAACATGTTGGGAATGGAAGGGGGCAAATCCAGAGTAGAATGCACTTCGGCAATTCCTTGAGGACTCTTGTCAGATGGCATAAATTAGAGTAGCCCCCATCTATACTTAGCGGTAAGTCTGAGCAGAGAATCAAGAAGCCAGAGCCAGCTCCTTGGTAACCTTCCATTTCTGCTGTGCCTAGCAGAAGCTGGCTGAAACAGAAACCCTAGTCTGAAGTCTGGGTCTGACATAGACATGGTCGcaaatttttttctatttctacaGCTTGGGCTGTGACAACCATAggtcataggcgccaacttctgctggcgccggtgggtgcttgacccccctcTGCCTCTCGCCCCGCCCATCTCTGCCCCTGCcacgcccccattccaaccccttcccccaagtccctgccccaactccaccccctccctgccccatttcaaccccttccccaaatccccacccgggccccgcctcctcccctgagcgtgccacgttcctgcttctcccccctccctcccagagcttgttacgacatgaaacagctgttttgtggcatgaagggctgggaggagaagtggggatgtgatgtgctcaggggaggaggtggaggtgaggtggggtggggagcttggctgccgatgggtgcagagcacccaccaatttttcactgtgggtgctccagtcttggagcacccacggagtcggcctATGCCACAGGTGTTGGTTTGTTACATTCTGAATTTATAAAAATCAGTACACTTTACTTTCCTTTTACCTGCTCTCAAGTCCATATCCAAAGAAGTCTCCGGTAAGGAGTCTGAACCATTGGAAGTTGAGCTTGTTGCATTAGACTTCAAAGACTTGGTTGCTTTCAAAGAGTGCAGTGATAGTTTATGCTCCAGATTTCTTGGTTTATATCCAACAGATATTCCTGCCCTGCTCCAATCTGAAATTATAGAGTGGCGAGTTTTGGAATAAAAGGACATATAAGAGGTAATATTTTGGGTGCAGTTAGTTAGGTCACTATATCATGAGATGCTGCTGATTACTCCATGGCACTCTGAGTGGTCTCCTGAGGTAGCAGAGTTTGGAAATAGGTACTGTGTAATACATTCACAACTACACTAGACAAGAATCAATCTCTGTACATTGGGGAAATGTTTCCAGTACTATATAACATATATACTAATTCTCCTGAGCGTGTCTCCGGTGGAGACATATATTACAGTTTGGTCACTCTGGGCTGGAGCTTTGTTGGCGTTTATTGCAGATGGAAATGATCTTGCTTTGATAAACCTGATTTTGAAGTGTAAGCAACCCAAAAGATGTAATTGTCCCATTGCTTTCTTGTGTTCTTCTAGGTTTATTTCATTAGAAGCTCCTCCATAGACTGTCTCTTTGGTGAATTATCTGCATAACTATAAAATAAAAGTCCCTCTCtgtgttcttttttaaatactatttatAATATACTGTGATGCATGTAAGAACATTTGCAACACACTTTCCTCTTCTGCCTTTATTCCTTTCGGTGTGTTAGCCCTCCTGTTGTAAATCTGCAAATATGTCTATTGCATCTGTCTATGTTCTGAGTGTTAATATATAATCACACACCCAAGGCTACATTGTACctagccaaacaaaaaaaaaagaaaaaaaagacagtgacTTTAATCTTTAGAAAGGGAGGTTTCActaaaatgagaaataaaatttcATAGATTGAAagatcagaaggaaccattgtgatcatctagtctaacctcctctataacaggccagagaactttccccAAATAGGTCCTGgcacagatcttttagaaaaaacagccaatcttgatttaaaaattgtttgtgatgaagaatccacaatgacatttggtaaattgttccaatggttaattactctcactgttaaaaaattctgctttATCTCAAATCTCAATTTTCTAgtgtcaacttccagccactggatcgtgttataccttacTCTGCTAAATTGAAAagctcatttttaaatacttgttccccatgttggtacttacagactaatcaagccaccccttaatcttctatttgttaaactaaatagattgaactccttgagtctatcattataaggcacattttctaatcctttaatcaataATTTAAGCATCTGATTTAATTCAAACTACTGATATGCCTTAAAAGGTTCTAAATTAACAGTATCAACTCAAGTATGTTGTCATTGTGGACAGATCAATGAAAACCCCTGCTCAATGAGCAGCTCTTGTCAGAAAAGCTAACAAGATGGTAGGATGCATAAGAAATGAGACGGAGAACAATATGCAGAATATTATAATGGATTTATATACATCAGTGGTGCAGCCTTATCTGGATATACTTATTATACTGTCCTATActgtcactccatctcaaaaaggatattgcagaactgGTGAGGGGTCAGAGAAGGGTAATGAGAATGATTAAGGGCCTGGGAAAAAATCTCATGTGATGTGATATTGAAAAGACGGAGATAGTTTACCTAATGAAATGAATAAGAGGGGGCATGATAAAAGTTTATAAAATACTAAGTGCTCTAGAGAAGGGAGATTGGGAGCTTCCCTTCTCCCCGACTCATAGTACAAGAACAAAGATACAGTTAGTGCaattaaaaggtgggaaattcaaaccggtaaaaggaaatactttttttcacaaaatgtgcttaaactgtggaactcattgcgacatgaagtcactgaggccaagaacttaacaggtttcagaatggaaTTGGAAAtttatagggataacaaaaatACCCAGAGTTATCATAATTAATGATAAAGAGTTTGGAAGGATTTTAAACTTTGTTTCAGGGCTCATGCCAATCTCCAActattagagaccaggatgaTACTTATGGCAGGGAAAGCATATCTGCCCTCTGTGGAGTTCTtgcgccttcctctgaagcatctggtgctggtgacaggatactggactagatggaccttggttcTAATCCATGCTGGCAATTCTTACATTAGCTCTAACATGCCTGTGCAAGAGGTGATGGATACAAGGAGCCTCTGCCTCCCCATAAAAGGAACTAAGTACAATTGTCTTTCCTAGCTAGCCATTCCAAagatgatgggatggatggaAAGGAGGTAGGGTCATAGCCTCCCACTCTCTATAACCAGCCAGTGGGGTTGGCCAGATGTTCAGGAGAGAACATGCTTGTAATGGGATACCCACAGCACCCCTCTGGATTCGGCCCCTTAGCCCCTCTCCTTCATGAATCAGGGACACTTCAGACTGGTGCAATACCCATGTTCTTTATTCATGATCAGTTTCCCACCACCAATTTCCAACTATATACAGGCTTTACCACTGCTTGGCCTACCACAGACCTGGCCCGCAACAGACTAGGAGGTTCCTATTCCCTCCGAGTCTGAGCCTGACTTCCTGCTCTTagtctccacacacacacacccttcctctCACTTCCTTCCAGCCTAATAGCGCCTGctaatgaggctggcaggtgTAGTCAGTTACTAGGCAAACATAGGGCGATTcacccagccccaatccattctccctgattggggctggaatggcaggagctgattaagggcttctccagcagcaccCTGGAGCTGCACAGTGCTACACACATTTTAGAGGTGGTGCATTTCCCCTGTGATCCCTTGGGGTGGTGGAGAGCTGCACCACCCCCAACACAGGCCTGCACCTTAAAAGCACAATCTGATGC of the Dermochelys coriacea isolate rDerCor1 chromosome 9, rDerCor1.pri.v4, whole genome shotgun sequence genome contains:
- the LOC122455713 gene encoding adhesion G-protein coupled receptor G6-like; amino-acid sequence: MKETVRKQCRVHFCWGRFRLNNYSDWSRAGISVGYKPRNLEHKLSLHSLKATKSLKSNATSSTSNGSDSLPETSLDMDLRADVAFRGTPYTTAESLHQTRK